One Elephas maximus indicus isolate mEleMax1 chromosome X, mEleMax1 primary haplotype, whole genome shotgun sequence DNA segment encodes these proteins:
- the CCDC120 gene encoding coiled-coil domain-containing protein 120 isoform X2: protein MEVKAALFGEAAPHVKSERLRGLLDRQRALQEALSLKLQELRKVCLQEAELTGQLPPECPLEPGERPQLVRRRPPAACTYAPSHPNPAHHSLCPAEELALDALEREVSVQQQIAAAARRLALVPELSAEQRRRRRQVQADALRRLHELEEQLGDVQARLGLPVLPPPQPLPLSMGAVITTQGVCLGTRLAQLSQEDVVLHSESSSLSESGASHDNEEPRGCLPLAERPSPPKAWDQLWVVSGGSPERRAPWKPPPSDLYGDLKSRRNSVASPTSPTRSLPRSASSFEGRSVPATPVLTRGIGPQLCKPEGLHSRQWSSSQDSQVGFSRADPASDHASLFAARTRRSNSSEALLVDRAAGGGAGSPPAPLHPPVAGPPVCKSSEVLYEHPQIVPSFSSRTAGPPDPPRAARPSSAAPASRGGSRHPPVCGDFLLDYSLERGLPRGSGGAGWGELLPTAEVPGPLSRRDGPLAMLPGSPPVYAADGSSPLLRSKDPHARATHTKPCGLPLEASEGLEVHPTPLLWMPPSTRIPLAGERSSHKNLALEGLRDWYIRNSGLAPGPQRRPVLPHMGPPHQPFLHARSYEMGQVLYGTPSQAPLPHSRSFTAPPVSGRNPCHEMDHVGSQDPVLGSQPGDSSVNRTPCHPPPRQFLGRWVLCPHLEGLTFG from the exons ATGGAAGTCAAAG CTGCCCTGTTCGGAGAGGCTGCCCCCCACGTGAAGTCAGAGCGTCTGCGGGGGCTGCTTGACCGGCAGCGGGCCCTGCAGGAGGCCCTGAGCCTGAAACTTCAGGAGCTACGAAAAGTGTGTCTCCAGGAGGCG GAGCTAACTGGCCAACTGCCCCCTGAGTGCCCCCTGGAGCCTGGTGAACGGCCACAGTTGGTCCGACGGCGGCCCCCTGCAGCCTGCACCTATGCTCCATCACACCCCAACCCAGCACACCACTCCTTGTGCCCTGCTGAG GAGCTGGCTCTCGACGCCCTGGAGCGCGAGGTGTCAGTGCAGCAGCAGATTGCGGCAGCTGCCCGTCGCCTGGCCCTGGTCCCTGAGCTTAGTGCTGAGCAGCGCCGGCGCCGGCGCCAGGTCCAGGCAGATGCACTGCGGAGGCTGCATGAGCTGGAGGAGCAGCTTGGGGATGTCCAGGCCCGCCTTGGCCTTCCAGTGCTCCCACCACCCCAGCCACTGCCACTGTCCATGGGAGCAGTtatcaccacccagggagtctgcCTGGGCACGCGCCTTGCTCAGCTCAGCCAGG AGGATGTAGTTCTGCACTCAGAGAGCAGCTCCCTCTCAGAGTCTGGGGCCAGCCATGATAATG AGGAGCCCCGTGGCTGCCTCCCTCTGGCTGAGCGCCCCTCACCACCCAAGGCCTGGGACCAGCTGTGGGTGGTATCTGGGGGCAGCCCTGAGCGGCGAGCCCCGTGGAAACCACCCCCATCAGATCTTTATGGGGACTTGAAGAGCAGGCGGAACTCTGTGGCCAGCCCCACCAG CCCCACACGCTCACTGCCCAGGAGTGCCTCCAGTTTTGAGGGGCGAAGTGTGCCTGCCACCCCTGTCCTCACTCGGGGCATCGGCCCCCAGCTCTGCAA ACCTGAAGGCCTCCATTCTCGCCAGTGGTCCAGCAGCCAGGACTCCCAGGTGGGCTTCTCCCGGGCAGATCCTGCCTCTGACCATGCCTCCCTCTTCGCAGCTCGCACGCGCCGCAGCAACAGCTCCGAGGCCCTGCTCGTGGACCGGGCAGCTGGTGGGGGAGCTGGCTCCCCGCCTGCCCCTCTGCACCCCCCTGTTGCTGGCCCCCCAGTCTGCAAGAGCAGTGAGGTGCTATATGAGCACCCCCAAATAGTCCCTTCTTTCTCCTCTCGTACAGCTGGCCCCCCAGACCCTCCCAGGGCTGCCCGGCCCAGCTCAGCTGCCCCTGCCTCCCGCGGGGGCTCCAGGCACCCACCTGTGTGTGGGGACTTCCTCTTGGACTATTCCCTGGAACGGGGCCTGCCCCGCGGTAGTGGCGGGGCAGGTTGGGGGGAGCTGCTACCCACAGCTGAGGTCCCAGGACCCCTCTCCCGACGGGACGGGCCCCTCGCCATGCTCCCAGGCTCACCACCTGTGTATGCAGCTGATGGTAGCAGTCCCCTCCTCCGCAGCAAGGACCCCCATGCCCGTGCCACCCACACTAAGCCCTGTGGCCTGCCCCTGGAGGCCTCTGAGGGTCTGGAGGTACATCCAACCCCTCTGCTGTGGATGCCCCCATCCACCCGTATTCCCCTGGCTGGTGAGCGCAGCAGCCACAAGAACCTTGCACTGGAGGGGCTGCGGGACTGGTACATCCGGAACTCAGGACTGGCTCCAGGGCCCCAGCGCCGGCCTGTGCTTCCCCACATGGGCCCACCACACCAACCCTTCCTCCATGCCCGCTCCTATGAGATGGGCCAGGTGCTGTATGGGACCCCCAGCCAGGCGCCACTTCCACACTCAAGGAGTTTCACAGCGCCCCCTGTCTCCGGCAG GAACCCCTGTCATGAAATGGACCATGTAGGGTCTCAGGACCCTGTTCTGGGCAGCCAGCCAGGAGACTCCAGTGTGAACAGAACTCCTTGCCACCCCCCACCACGGCAGTTCTTGGGGAGGTGGGTTCTCTGTCCACACTTGGAAGGATTAACGTTTGGGTGA
- the CCDC120 gene encoding coiled-coil domain-containing protein 120 isoform X1: MEVKGQLISSPTFNAPAALFGEAAPHVKSERLRGLLDRQRALQEALSLKLQELRKVCLQEAELTGQLPPECPLEPGERPQLVRRRPPAACTYAPSHPNPAHHSLCPAEELALDALEREVSVQQQIAAAARRLALVPELSAEQRRRRRQVQADALRRLHELEEQLGDVQARLGLPVLPPPQPLPLSMGAVITTQGVCLGTRLAQLSQEDVVLHSESSSLSESGASHDNEEPRGCLPLAERPSPPKAWDQLWVVSGGSPERRAPWKPPPSDLYGDLKSRRNSVASPTSPTRSLPRSASSFEGRSVPATPVLTRGIGPQLCKPEGLHSRQWSSSQDSQVGFSRADPASDHASLFAARTRRSNSSEALLVDRAAGGGAGSPPAPLHPPVAGPPVCKSSEVLYEHPQIVPSFSSRTAGPPDPPRAARPSSAAPASRGGSRHPPVCGDFLLDYSLERGLPRGSGGAGWGELLPTAEVPGPLSRRDGPLAMLPGSPPVYAADGSSPLLRSKDPHARATHTKPCGLPLEASEGLEVHPTPLLWMPPSTRIPLAGERSSHKNLALEGLRDWYIRNSGLAPGPQRRPVLPHMGPPHQPFLHARSYEMGQVLYGTPSQAPLPHSRSFTAPPVSGRNPCHEMDHVGSQDPVLGSQPGDSSVNRTPCHPPPRQFLGRWVLCPHLEGLTFG, from the exons ATGGAAGTCAAAGGTCAGCTGATCAGCTCTCCCACCTTCAATGCCCCAG CTGCCCTGTTCGGAGAGGCTGCCCCCCACGTGAAGTCAGAGCGTCTGCGGGGGCTGCTTGACCGGCAGCGGGCCCTGCAGGAGGCCCTGAGCCTGAAACTTCAGGAGCTACGAAAAGTGTGTCTCCAGGAGGCG GAGCTAACTGGCCAACTGCCCCCTGAGTGCCCCCTGGAGCCTGGTGAACGGCCACAGTTGGTCCGACGGCGGCCCCCTGCAGCCTGCACCTATGCTCCATCACACCCCAACCCAGCACACCACTCCTTGTGCCCTGCTGAG GAGCTGGCTCTCGACGCCCTGGAGCGCGAGGTGTCAGTGCAGCAGCAGATTGCGGCAGCTGCCCGTCGCCTGGCCCTGGTCCCTGAGCTTAGTGCTGAGCAGCGCCGGCGCCGGCGCCAGGTCCAGGCAGATGCACTGCGGAGGCTGCATGAGCTGGAGGAGCAGCTTGGGGATGTCCAGGCCCGCCTTGGCCTTCCAGTGCTCCCACCACCCCAGCCACTGCCACTGTCCATGGGAGCAGTtatcaccacccagggagtctgcCTGGGCACGCGCCTTGCTCAGCTCAGCCAGG AGGATGTAGTTCTGCACTCAGAGAGCAGCTCCCTCTCAGAGTCTGGGGCCAGCCATGATAATG AGGAGCCCCGTGGCTGCCTCCCTCTGGCTGAGCGCCCCTCACCACCCAAGGCCTGGGACCAGCTGTGGGTGGTATCTGGGGGCAGCCCTGAGCGGCGAGCCCCGTGGAAACCACCCCCATCAGATCTTTATGGGGACTTGAAGAGCAGGCGGAACTCTGTGGCCAGCCCCACCAG CCCCACACGCTCACTGCCCAGGAGTGCCTCCAGTTTTGAGGGGCGAAGTGTGCCTGCCACCCCTGTCCTCACTCGGGGCATCGGCCCCCAGCTCTGCAA ACCTGAAGGCCTCCATTCTCGCCAGTGGTCCAGCAGCCAGGACTCCCAGGTGGGCTTCTCCCGGGCAGATCCTGCCTCTGACCATGCCTCCCTCTTCGCAGCTCGCACGCGCCGCAGCAACAGCTCCGAGGCCCTGCTCGTGGACCGGGCAGCTGGTGGGGGAGCTGGCTCCCCGCCTGCCCCTCTGCACCCCCCTGTTGCTGGCCCCCCAGTCTGCAAGAGCAGTGAGGTGCTATATGAGCACCCCCAAATAGTCCCTTCTTTCTCCTCTCGTACAGCTGGCCCCCCAGACCCTCCCAGGGCTGCCCGGCCCAGCTCAGCTGCCCCTGCCTCCCGCGGGGGCTCCAGGCACCCACCTGTGTGTGGGGACTTCCTCTTGGACTATTCCCTGGAACGGGGCCTGCCCCGCGGTAGTGGCGGGGCAGGTTGGGGGGAGCTGCTACCCACAGCTGAGGTCCCAGGACCCCTCTCCCGACGGGACGGGCCCCTCGCCATGCTCCCAGGCTCACCACCTGTGTATGCAGCTGATGGTAGCAGTCCCCTCCTCCGCAGCAAGGACCCCCATGCCCGTGCCACCCACACTAAGCCCTGTGGCCTGCCCCTGGAGGCCTCTGAGGGTCTGGAGGTACATCCAACCCCTCTGCTGTGGATGCCCCCATCCACCCGTATTCCCCTGGCTGGTGAGCGCAGCAGCCACAAGAACCTTGCACTGGAGGGGCTGCGGGACTGGTACATCCGGAACTCAGGACTGGCTCCAGGGCCCCAGCGCCGGCCTGTGCTTCCCCACATGGGCCCACCACACCAACCCTTCCTCCATGCCCGCTCCTATGAGATGGGCCAGGTGCTGTATGGGACCCCCAGCCAGGCGCCACTTCCACACTCAAGGAGTTTCACAGCGCCCCCTGTCTCCGGCAG GAACCCCTGTCATGAAATGGACCATGTAGGGTCTCAGGACCCTGTTCTGGGCAGCCAGCCAGGAGACTCCAGTGTGAACAGAACTCCTTGCCACCCCCCACCACGGCAGTTCTTGGGGAGGTGGGTTCTCTGTCCACACTTGGAAGGATTAACGTTTGGGTGA
- the CCDC120 gene encoding coiled-coil domain-containing protein 120 isoform X6, with product MEVKGQLISSPTFNAPAALFGEAAPHVKSERLRGLLDRQRALQEALSLKLQELRKVCLQEAELTGQLPPECPLEPGERPQLVRRRPPAACTYAPSHPNPAHHSLCPAEELALDALEREVSVQQQIAAAARRLALVPELSAEQRRRRRQVQADALRRLHELEEQLGDVQARLGLPVLPPPQPLPLSMGAVITTQGVCLGTRLAQLSQEDVVLHSESSSLSESGASHDNEEPRGCLPLAERPSPPKAWDQLWVVSGGSPERRAPWKPPPSDLYGDLKSRRNSVASPTSPTRSLPRSASSFEGRSVPATPVLTRGIGPQLCKPEGLHSRQWSSSQDSQLAPQTLPGLPGPAQLPLPPAGAPGTHLCVGTSSWTIPWNGACPAVVAGQVGGSCYPQLRSQDPSPDGTGPSPCSQAHHLCMQLMVAVPSSAARTPMPVPPTLSPVACPWRPLRVWRYIQPLCCGCPHPPVFPWLVSAAATRTLHWRGCGTGTSGTQDWLQGPSAGLCFPTWAHHTNPSSMPAPMRWARCCMGPPARRHFHTQGVSQRPLSPAGTPVMKWTM from the exons ATGGAAGTCAAAGGTCAGCTGATCAGCTCTCCCACCTTCAATGCCCCAG CTGCCCTGTTCGGAGAGGCTGCCCCCCACGTGAAGTCAGAGCGTCTGCGGGGGCTGCTTGACCGGCAGCGGGCCCTGCAGGAGGCCCTGAGCCTGAAACTTCAGGAGCTACGAAAAGTGTGTCTCCAGGAGGCG GAGCTAACTGGCCAACTGCCCCCTGAGTGCCCCCTGGAGCCTGGTGAACGGCCACAGTTGGTCCGACGGCGGCCCCCTGCAGCCTGCACCTATGCTCCATCACACCCCAACCCAGCACACCACTCCTTGTGCCCTGCTGAG GAGCTGGCTCTCGACGCCCTGGAGCGCGAGGTGTCAGTGCAGCAGCAGATTGCGGCAGCTGCCCGTCGCCTGGCCCTGGTCCCTGAGCTTAGTGCTGAGCAGCGCCGGCGCCGGCGCCAGGTCCAGGCAGATGCACTGCGGAGGCTGCATGAGCTGGAGGAGCAGCTTGGGGATGTCCAGGCCCGCCTTGGCCTTCCAGTGCTCCCACCACCCCAGCCACTGCCACTGTCCATGGGAGCAGTtatcaccacccagggagtctgcCTGGGCACGCGCCTTGCTCAGCTCAGCCAGG AGGATGTAGTTCTGCACTCAGAGAGCAGCTCCCTCTCAGAGTCTGGGGCCAGCCATGATAATG AGGAGCCCCGTGGCTGCCTCCCTCTGGCTGAGCGCCCCTCACCACCCAAGGCCTGGGACCAGCTGTGGGTGGTATCTGGGGGCAGCCCTGAGCGGCGAGCCCCGTGGAAACCACCCCCATCAGATCTTTATGGGGACTTGAAGAGCAGGCGGAACTCTGTGGCCAGCCCCACCAG CCCCACACGCTCACTGCCCAGGAGTGCCTCCAGTTTTGAGGGGCGAAGTGTGCCTGCCACCCCTGTCCTCACTCGGGGCATCGGCCCCCAGCTCTGCAA ACCTGAAGGCCTCCATTCTCGCCAGTGGTCCAGCAGCCAGGACTCCCAG CTGGCCCCCCAGACCCTCCCAGGGCTGCCCGGCCCAGCTCAGCTGCCCCTGCCTCCCGCGGGGGCTCCAGGCACCCACCTGTGTGTGGGGACTTCCTCTTGGACTATTCCCTGGAACGGGGCCTGCCCCGCGGTAGTGGCGGGGCAGGTTGGGGGGAGCTGCTACCCACAGCTGAGGTCCCAGGACCCCTCTCCCGACGGGACGGGCCCCTCGCCATGCTCCCAGGCTCACCACCTGTGTATGCAGCTGATGGTAGCAGTCCCCTCCTCCGCAGCAAGGACCCCCATGCCCGTGCCACCCACACTAAGCCCTGTGGCCTGCCCCTGGAGGCCTCTGAGGGTCTGGAGGTACATCCAACCCCTCTGCTGTGGATGCCCCCATCCACCCGTATTCCCCTGGCTGGTGAGCGCAGCAGCCACAAGAACCTTGCACTGGAGGGGCTGCGGGACTGGTACATCCGGAACTCAGGACTGGCTCCAGGGCCCCAGCGCCGGCCTGTGCTTCCCCACATGGGCCCACCACACCAACCCTTCCTCCATGCCCGCTCCTATGAGATGGGCCAGGTGCTGTATGGGACCCCCAGCCAGGCGCCACTTCCACACTCAAGGAGTTTCACAGCGCCCCCTGTCTCCGGCAG GAACCCCTGTCATGAAATGGACCATGTAG
- the CCDC120 gene encoding coiled-coil domain-containing protein 120 isoform X4: MEVKAALFGEAAPHVKSERLRGLLDRQRALQEALSLKLQELRKVCLQEAELTGQLPPECPLEPGERPQLVRRRPPAACTYAPSHPNPAHHSLCPAEELALDALEREVSVQQQIAAAARRLALVPELSAEQRRRRRQVQADALRRLHELEEQLGDVQARLGLPVLPPPQPLPLSMGAVITTQGVCLGTRLAQLSQEDVVLHSESSSLSESGASHDNEEPRGCLPLAERPSPPKAWDQLWVVSGGSPERRAPWKPPPSDLYGDLKSRRNSVASPTSPTRSLPRSASSFEGRSVPATPVLTRGIGPQLCKPEGLHSRQWSSSQDSQVGFSRADPASDHASLFAARTRRSNSSEALLVDRAAGGGAGSPPAPLHPPVAGPPVCKSSEVLYEHPQIVPSFSSRTAGPPDPPRAARPSSAAPASRGGSRHPPVCGDFLLDYSLERGLPRGSGGAGWGELLPTAEVPGPLSRRDGPLAMLPGSPPVYAADGSSPLLRSKDPHARATHTKPCGLPLEASEGLEVHPTPLLWMPPSTRIPLAGERSSHKNLALEGLRDWYIRNSGLAPGPQRRPVLPHMGPPHQPFLHARSYEMGQVLYGTPSQAPLPHSRSFTAPPVSGRYYADFLYPPELSTRLSDLTLEGEQSSSSDPQTPGTLV; this comes from the exons ATGGAAGTCAAAG CTGCCCTGTTCGGAGAGGCTGCCCCCCACGTGAAGTCAGAGCGTCTGCGGGGGCTGCTTGACCGGCAGCGGGCCCTGCAGGAGGCCCTGAGCCTGAAACTTCAGGAGCTACGAAAAGTGTGTCTCCAGGAGGCG GAGCTAACTGGCCAACTGCCCCCTGAGTGCCCCCTGGAGCCTGGTGAACGGCCACAGTTGGTCCGACGGCGGCCCCCTGCAGCCTGCACCTATGCTCCATCACACCCCAACCCAGCACACCACTCCTTGTGCCCTGCTGAG GAGCTGGCTCTCGACGCCCTGGAGCGCGAGGTGTCAGTGCAGCAGCAGATTGCGGCAGCTGCCCGTCGCCTGGCCCTGGTCCCTGAGCTTAGTGCTGAGCAGCGCCGGCGCCGGCGCCAGGTCCAGGCAGATGCACTGCGGAGGCTGCATGAGCTGGAGGAGCAGCTTGGGGATGTCCAGGCCCGCCTTGGCCTTCCAGTGCTCCCACCACCCCAGCCACTGCCACTGTCCATGGGAGCAGTtatcaccacccagggagtctgcCTGGGCACGCGCCTTGCTCAGCTCAGCCAGG AGGATGTAGTTCTGCACTCAGAGAGCAGCTCCCTCTCAGAGTCTGGGGCCAGCCATGATAATG AGGAGCCCCGTGGCTGCCTCCCTCTGGCTGAGCGCCCCTCACCACCCAAGGCCTGGGACCAGCTGTGGGTGGTATCTGGGGGCAGCCCTGAGCGGCGAGCCCCGTGGAAACCACCCCCATCAGATCTTTATGGGGACTTGAAGAGCAGGCGGAACTCTGTGGCCAGCCCCACCAG CCCCACACGCTCACTGCCCAGGAGTGCCTCCAGTTTTGAGGGGCGAAGTGTGCCTGCCACCCCTGTCCTCACTCGGGGCATCGGCCCCCAGCTCTGCAA ACCTGAAGGCCTCCATTCTCGCCAGTGGTCCAGCAGCCAGGACTCCCAGGTGGGCTTCTCCCGGGCAGATCCTGCCTCTGACCATGCCTCCCTCTTCGCAGCTCGCACGCGCCGCAGCAACAGCTCCGAGGCCCTGCTCGTGGACCGGGCAGCTGGTGGGGGAGCTGGCTCCCCGCCTGCCCCTCTGCACCCCCCTGTTGCTGGCCCCCCAGTCTGCAAGAGCAGTGAGGTGCTATATGAGCACCCCCAAATAGTCCCTTCTTTCTCCTCTCGTACAGCTGGCCCCCCAGACCCTCCCAGGGCTGCCCGGCCCAGCTCAGCTGCCCCTGCCTCCCGCGGGGGCTCCAGGCACCCACCTGTGTGTGGGGACTTCCTCTTGGACTATTCCCTGGAACGGGGCCTGCCCCGCGGTAGTGGCGGGGCAGGTTGGGGGGAGCTGCTACCCACAGCTGAGGTCCCAGGACCCCTCTCCCGACGGGACGGGCCCCTCGCCATGCTCCCAGGCTCACCACCTGTGTATGCAGCTGATGGTAGCAGTCCCCTCCTCCGCAGCAAGGACCCCCATGCCCGTGCCACCCACACTAAGCCCTGTGGCCTGCCCCTGGAGGCCTCTGAGGGTCTGGAGGTACATCCAACCCCTCTGCTGTGGATGCCCCCATCCACCCGTATTCCCCTGGCTGGTGAGCGCAGCAGCCACAAGAACCTTGCACTGGAGGGGCTGCGGGACTGGTACATCCGGAACTCAGGACTGGCTCCAGGGCCCCAGCGCCGGCCTGTGCTTCCCCACATGGGCCCACCACACCAACCCTTCCTCCATGCCCGCTCCTATGAGATGGGCCAGGTGCTGTATGGGACCCCCAGCCAGGCGCCACTTCCACACTCAAGGAGTTTCACAGCGCCCCCTGTCTCCGGCAG ATACTACGCGGACTTCCTGTATCCCCCGGAGCTGAGCACTCGTTTAAGTGACCTGACATTAGAGGGGGAGCAGTCCTCCAGTTCTGACCCCCAGACCCCGGGGACACTGGTCTGA
- the CCDC120 gene encoding coiled-coil domain-containing protein 120 isoform X3 → MEVKGQLISSPTFNAPAALFGEAAPHVKSERLRGLLDRQRALQEALSLKLQELRKVCLQEAELTGQLPPECPLEPGERPQLVRRRPPAACTYAPSHPNPAHHSLCPAEELALDALEREVSVQQQIAAAARRLALVPELSAEQRRRRRQVQADALRRLHELEEQLGDVQARLGLPVLPPPQPLPLSMGAVITTQGVCLGTRLAQLSQEDVVLHSESSSLSESGASHDNEEPRGCLPLAERPSPPKAWDQLWVVSGGSPERRAPWKPPPSDLYGDLKSRRNSVASPTSPTRSLPRSASSFEGRSVPATPVLTRGIGPQLCKPEGLHSRQWSSSQDSQVGFSRADPASDHASLFAARTRRSNSSEALLVDRAAGGGAGSPPAPLHPPVAGPPVCKSSEVLYEHPQIVPSFSSRTAGPPDPPRAARPSSAAPASRGGSRHPPVCGDFLLDYSLERGLPRGSGGAGWGELLPTAEVPGPLSRRDGPLAMLPGSPPVYAADGSSPLLRSKDPHARATHTKPCGLPLEASEGLEVHPTPLLWMPPSTRIPLAGERSSHKNLALEGLRDWYIRNSGLAPGPQRRPVLPHMGPPHQPFLHARSYEMGQVLYGTPSQAPLPHSRSFTAPPVSGRYYADFLYPPELSTRLSDLTLEGEQSSSSDPQTPGTLV, encoded by the exons ATGGAAGTCAAAGGTCAGCTGATCAGCTCTCCCACCTTCAATGCCCCAG CTGCCCTGTTCGGAGAGGCTGCCCCCCACGTGAAGTCAGAGCGTCTGCGGGGGCTGCTTGACCGGCAGCGGGCCCTGCAGGAGGCCCTGAGCCTGAAACTTCAGGAGCTACGAAAAGTGTGTCTCCAGGAGGCG GAGCTAACTGGCCAACTGCCCCCTGAGTGCCCCCTGGAGCCTGGTGAACGGCCACAGTTGGTCCGACGGCGGCCCCCTGCAGCCTGCACCTATGCTCCATCACACCCCAACCCAGCACACCACTCCTTGTGCCCTGCTGAG GAGCTGGCTCTCGACGCCCTGGAGCGCGAGGTGTCAGTGCAGCAGCAGATTGCGGCAGCTGCCCGTCGCCTGGCCCTGGTCCCTGAGCTTAGTGCTGAGCAGCGCCGGCGCCGGCGCCAGGTCCAGGCAGATGCACTGCGGAGGCTGCATGAGCTGGAGGAGCAGCTTGGGGATGTCCAGGCCCGCCTTGGCCTTCCAGTGCTCCCACCACCCCAGCCACTGCCACTGTCCATGGGAGCAGTtatcaccacccagggagtctgcCTGGGCACGCGCCTTGCTCAGCTCAGCCAGG AGGATGTAGTTCTGCACTCAGAGAGCAGCTCCCTCTCAGAGTCTGGGGCCAGCCATGATAATG AGGAGCCCCGTGGCTGCCTCCCTCTGGCTGAGCGCCCCTCACCACCCAAGGCCTGGGACCAGCTGTGGGTGGTATCTGGGGGCAGCCCTGAGCGGCGAGCCCCGTGGAAACCACCCCCATCAGATCTTTATGGGGACTTGAAGAGCAGGCGGAACTCTGTGGCCAGCCCCACCAG CCCCACACGCTCACTGCCCAGGAGTGCCTCCAGTTTTGAGGGGCGAAGTGTGCCTGCCACCCCTGTCCTCACTCGGGGCATCGGCCCCCAGCTCTGCAA ACCTGAAGGCCTCCATTCTCGCCAGTGGTCCAGCAGCCAGGACTCCCAGGTGGGCTTCTCCCGGGCAGATCCTGCCTCTGACCATGCCTCCCTCTTCGCAGCTCGCACGCGCCGCAGCAACAGCTCCGAGGCCCTGCTCGTGGACCGGGCAGCTGGTGGGGGAGCTGGCTCCCCGCCTGCCCCTCTGCACCCCCCTGTTGCTGGCCCCCCAGTCTGCAAGAGCAGTGAGGTGCTATATGAGCACCCCCAAATAGTCCCTTCTTTCTCCTCTCGTACAGCTGGCCCCCCAGACCCTCCCAGGGCTGCCCGGCCCAGCTCAGCTGCCCCTGCCTCCCGCGGGGGCTCCAGGCACCCACCTGTGTGTGGGGACTTCCTCTTGGACTATTCCCTGGAACGGGGCCTGCCCCGCGGTAGTGGCGGGGCAGGTTGGGGGGAGCTGCTACCCACAGCTGAGGTCCCAGGACCCCTCTCCCGACGGGACGGGCCCCTCGCCATGCTCCCAGGCTCACCACCTGTGTATGCAGCTGATGGTAGCAGTCCCCTCCTCCGCAGCAAGGACCCCCATGCCCGTGCCACCCACACTAAGCCCTGTGGCCTGCCCCTGGAGGCCTCTGAGGGTCTGGAGGTACATCCAACCCCTCTGCTGTGGATGCCCCCATCCACCCGTATTCCCCTGGCTGGTGAGCGCAGCAGCCACAAGAACCTTGCACTGGAGGGGCTGCGGGACTGGTACATCCGGAACTCAGGACTGGCTCCAGGGCCCCAGCGCCGGCCTGTGCTTCCCCACATGGGCCCACCACACCAACCCTTCCTCCATGCCCGCTCCTATGAGATGGGCCAGGTGCTGTATGGGACCCCCAGCCAGGCGCCACTTCCACACTCAAGGAGTTTCACAGCGCCCCCTGTCTCCGGCAG ATACTACGCGGACTTCCTGTATCCCCCGGAGCTGAGCACTCGTTTAAGTGACCTGACATTAGAGGGGGAGCAGTCCTCCAGTTCTGACCCCCAGACCCCGGGGACACTGGTCTGA